The Leifsonia sp. ZF2019 DNA segment CCGTTCGCCTCGTGTGGGGGTCGCTGGGGCACAACGGTGGGTCATCGCTGGACTATGACGGTGCCTCGCCCTCGACGTCTCAGCCCATCGTCGCCCGGATCATCGGCTGGCTCGGCCACTGGCTGAAGGACGACGGATCGGACTTGGGTGAGCCGTTCACGTTCACCAAGACCTGGGAAGCGGCCCCAGAGTCGGGCACCGCATCGGACCCTGACGCTCTCGCGCGCATCACGATGTACCTGGGTGCCGCCGGCAGCCTTGCCGAAACACCCGCGACACAGACTGCGCCGAACAGAAAGCAGGCGCTGCTGGCGAATGTACTGGCACTTCCGACGAGTGTCGGCCACGTCGATGCCGCGAGCATCGACCACGAGAACGGCGTATACGCCGACTACTCGCTTCCGGGTACCCAGGCGTATTGGCAGGGAGAGGTGCTGCGTTCTCCGGTCGACGTGGTGGGAGTGCCGAGGGCCACGCTCTCGGTCTCGACGCCGTCGGAAGCGTGGCGGGCGCAACCGGGGAACATCGCTTCTCAGGTGACGCTGTACCTCAAAATCTATGACGTCGCGCCCGACGGGAGTCGCAGCGTGGTCGGTGCGGTATCGACCCCGGTTCGGGTGGACGATACGCGGAAACCGGTCGACATTGAACTGCAGGGCATCGTGCATCGCTTCGCCGCAGGACACAGGATCGGGTTCGCCATCGCCGGGGGTGACCTCAACTTCCGTGGCGGCATCACCCCGGCGCTGGTGACGATCGACGCCGGCGTCGATGGGCAAACTCTCACCCTGCCCGTCGCGGAGTGACCTCACCGATGTCGCGGGCCGCTGTCGTGCTCCGGTTGACGACAAGACGAGGGGCAAGAGTCAGGACCGACAGGGATGAGTGTTCGCCTTCGAGGAGCTGCATCAGCAGGCCGAACGCAGCACGACCCGATTCCTCGAACGGCTGCCATACGGTAGTGATGCCCAAGGCCGCCGCCAGGTCGCTCCCGTCGTAACCGGTGAGGGGGAGGGGCGCGTCCTGTTGGGCCGGGGTTGCGGCGATGGCTGCGGCAAGAGCGTCATGATTGGCTGCTATCACCGTGATCGATGGATCCTTGTGAACCTCTGCCACGACCGAGGCGACATCGTCAGCGGGCTTCACAGGAATGCTGACACATTCCAGGTGCGTCGCGATTCCATCGGCACGCAGCATGCCCGCCGACAGGTAATCCGGAGACCGTTGTTCTTCGTGGAGGAACGCGACGCGTGTATGACCCAGACCGACGAGGTGTTCGCCG contains these protein-coding regions:
- a CDS encoding LacI family DNA-binding transcriptional regulator; amino-acid sequence: MSVSTVSLAINHPHRVNEVTRRAIIAVAVEMGYRGAQVATGQRIAVAAPFSSYPSYYTRLTGILAANASVGAHIIVHDLPSTAAEDAPVLDTLPVKTDLDGIIVMGAPLSPHATESPALPGPPVVLVDVPDNTQRHPDIPTVLIDDHRGGALLGEHLVGLGHTRVAFLHEEQRSPDYLSAGMLRADGIATHLECVSIPVKPADDVASVVAEVHKDPSITVIAANHDALAAAIAATPAQQDAPLPLTGYDGSDLAAALGITTVWQPFEESGRAAFGLLMQLLEGEHSSLSVLTLAPRLVVNRSTTAARDIGEVTPRRAG